In Candidatus Latescibacterota bacterium, one genomic interval encodes:
- a CDS encoding SIS domain-containing protein: MDRDDYTGQVRTELDALKKVLERLPSDEIEKIVGMAEIMAAAIRRGNVIFTCGNGGSAADAQHIAGELVGRFRRKKIKGYKSFALTVNSSVVTALANDFSYDEVFSKQLESLGNEGDVLLALSTSGNSPNMLRALEMSSDLGMTSLAFTGVDGGRMAGTAEVCLIVPDDDFARIQEVHMTMGHILCGLVEEMVVNG, encoded by the coding sequence ATGGACAGAGATGATTATACAGGACAGGTCAGGACTGAGCTGGACGCGTTGAAGAAGGTCCTGGAGAGACTTCCATCCGATGAGATCGAAAAGATCGTCGGGATGGCGGAGATAATGGCTGCCGCGATCAGGCGGGGGAACGTAATATTCACATGCGGCAACGGTGGAAGCGCGGCCGATGCTCAACATATCGCAGGGGAACTGGTCGGCAGGTTCCGCAGGAAAAAGATCAAAGGGTACAAGTCGTTCGCTCTTACAGTCAATTCTTCGGTCGTCACGGCTCTCGCAAATGATTTTTCGTACGATGAAGTCTTTTCGAAACAGCTCGAGAGCCTGGGAAACGAAGGAGATGTCCTGCTGGCCCTTTCGACAAGCGGCAACTCTCCCAACATGTTGAGGGCCCTCGAAATGTCCTCAGATCTCGGTATGACCTCCCTTGCATTTACCGGAGTGGATGGTGGGCGGATGGCCGGTACAGCCGAAGTCTGTCTGATCGTTCCGGACGATGATTTTGCCAGGATACAGGAGGTCCATATGACAATGGGACATATACTCTGTGGACTGGTAGAAGAAATGGTCGTCAACGGCTGA
- a CDS encoding SLBB domain-containing protein: MKLFKESIFLLLFVCVLVSGSAAIAQSARGTLIDGALSESDAVRKTAEKEQTGSIMYSGLEHPRLEQAVDPDEYILGPYDRLLVNITGPEPRAIQLVVLPEGYVFFPGVGGIYADGLTMTRFREVLSEKIDMYFKNIEVSCYLQQPRVFKVYVTGEVAVPGAVEVTAVQRVSDAIELAGSINSKGSNRRVQLCRGEDTLSVDILKFVLEGDFSRNPVLSNGDRIHVPVADLHTVVRGSVNRSAVYEMLPEETVLDIIRLAGGFSGEAFSDTILLSRVEDDGSVLTGPVARSEFGKIVLRDRDEINVMDGMTGTSRVYVFGATRKTGHYYITEGEGLTDLLARVGQFQPDVDFSAASIERKNGEIIRLDLRDYIPPIQTRELSLKDGDMLHIPAISKTVAVGGEVQLPGKFMYEGDWTVAQYVGLAGGPTENGSINRVVIYSPDGHERKGDGQTRPNRGDVIIVKRSKSRVFGSIFSSFVTMGTVILSIIVLTK, encoded by the coding sequence ATGAAATTATTCAAGGAATCGATTTTCCTTCTGTTATTCGTCTGCGTTCTGGTCAGCGGCAGTGCTGCAATCGCACAGTCAGCGAGAGGAACCCTGATAGATGGAGCCCTCTCCGAGAGTGATGCCGTTCGGAAGACCGCCGAGAAGGAGCAGACAGGAAGTATTATGTATTCGGGCCTGGAGCATCCCCGGCTCGAGCAGGCTGTAGACCCCGATGAGTATATACTGGGCCCATACGACCGTCTTCTTGTAAACATCACAGGTCCGGAGCCCAGAGCTATTCAACTTGTCGTTCTTCCCGAAGGGTATGTGTTTTTCCCCGGAGTAGGCGGGATTTATGCCGACGGGTTGACTATGACCAGATTCAGGGAAGTCCTTTCAGAAAAGATCGACATGTATTTCAAGAATATCGAGGTGAGCTGCTATCTGCAGCAACCCAGGGTATTCAAAGTCTATGTGACCGGCGAGGTCGCCGTCCCGGGGGCGGTGGAAGTGACCGCTGTGCAGAGAGTGTCGGACGCGATCGAACTGGCAGGCAGCATCAATTCGAAGGGTTCCAACCGGAGAGTGCAGCTCTGTCGCGGAGAGGACACGTTGAGCGTCGACATCCTCAAATTCGTTCTCGAAGGTGATTTCTCAAGGAATCCTGTCCTGTCAAACGGGGACAGGATACATGTGCCGGTGGCAGACCTCCATACGGTCGTGCGTGGAAGTGTGAACAGGTCCGCAGTATACGAGATGCTTCCCGAAGAGACAGTCCTTGATATTATCCGGCTGGCCGGCGGATTTTCGGGGGAAGCATTCTCAGACACGATACTTCTGAGCAGGGTGGAGGATGACGGTTCGGTACTGACGGGGCCTGTGGCCAGATCGGAATTCGGCAAGATAGTCCTGAGAGACAGGGACGAGATAAATGTGATGGACGGAATGACAGGGACCAGCAGAGTGTATGTCTTTGGCGCGACGCGGAAGACGGGGCATTACTATATCACCGAGGGAGAAGGGTTGACGGATCTTCTCGCCAGGGTGGGGCAGTTTCAGCCGGATGTCGACTTCAGCGCCGCTTCGATAGAACGGAAGAACGGGGAGATAATCAGACTCGATCTAAGGGATTATATACCTCCGATTCAGACGAGGGAGTTGTCGCTCAAAGATGGCGATATGCTTCATATCCCTGCTATCAGCAAGACGGTAGCTGTGGGGGGGGAAGTGCAATTGCCGGGGAAGTTTATGTATGAGGGAGACTGGACCGTTGCCCAGTATGTGGGACTCGCGGGAGGCCCGACCGAGAACGGAAGTATCAACAGAGTCGTTATATATTCGCCTGACGGACATGAAAGAAAAGGTGATGGCCAGACGCGCCCGAACCGCGGTGATGTGATAATCGTGAAGAGGTCCAAATCGAGGGTCTTCGGGTCGATTTTCAGTTCTTTTGTGACGATGGGGACCGTTATCCTTTCGATCATTGTTTTAACGAAATAG
- the alaS gene encoding alanine--tRNA ligase — protein sequence MNPDIRTADDIRKAYVDFFLAKGHTEVPSAPLVPKNDPTLLFNSAGMVQFKDFYLQPENLPYTRAVSVQKCLRAGDLENIGKTLRHHTLFEMLGNFSFGDYFKKEAIAWAWEFVMDVLQLPKDRLYVSIYREDDEAFEIWNRDVGVEAEKIVRLGKKDNFWGPVGATGVCGPCSEIYYDAGEEKSCGEPGCAPGCDCDRYLEFWNLVFPQYFLDENGEYRPLDKPGIDTGAGLERIAMIMQGVDDNFHTDVFSPIIDAVIAGLPEGTSIGHAERMDINMIADHARALTFTLSEGIYPSNEGRGYLLRRILRRALTRLHMFGIDSPFLTGLVSVVAEVMRDAYPELERRRADVERIVRSEEESFFRTLEDGKSRFESILATVREGGGNVIGGEKAFILYDTFGFPLELTTALAGKEGFSVDEKGFEEAMELQRKRAQESSSFVTGGTGIINMISVTEGESSVFSGYDGLTGEGILRSYRVTDRDERKDVNWDDRSGSALELVFDKTPFYATSGGQMADRGKVKIAGIQMMVRDVFKRGGDTVHLVEPEDPSPDLEMLTAEGERALLEVDSEWRLAIASNHTATHLLHAALRQVVGEHVAQAGSMVDGERLRFDFNHFQAVSVEEKREIEDLVNGWVRDLLSVNTELMDYQAAVKSGAIAIFDEKYGAKVRVVSTGKVSTELCGGTHLDNSGRIGFFVIIAEGSVAAGVRRIEAMTGAAALEFIHGRMDEEEKTAGLLNARPAELPARITSLLGEIENMKKTIKELEKGEAGGGFDAILKKAVDVGGVKVVAGRIPVQDPGRLRAQADVFRERVASGVAVFSAPSKGKMHYVVAVTDDLLKTGVQADLLVKELGEIAGGGGGGKKHLAQLGTKDLESEKKVFDALPDILGRLLSERG from the coding sequence ATGAACCCAGATATACGGACAGCAGATGATATAAGAAAAGCCTACGTGGATTTCTTTCTGGCAAAAGGGCATACAGAAGTGCCGAGCGCGCCCCTTGTGCCGAAGAACGATCCCACACTTCTCTTTAATTCAGCTGGAATGGTCCAGTTCAAGGACTTTTATCTACAGCCGGAAAACCTGCCATACACAAGGGCTGTCAGTGTTCAGAAATGCCTGAGGGCCGGAGATCTCGAGAATATCGGAAAGACTCTGCGCCATCATACCTTGTTCGAGATGCTGGGCAACTTCAGCTTCGGCGACTATTTCAAAAAGGAAGCTATCGCATGGGCCTGGGAATTTGTGATGGATGTCCTCCAGTTGCCGAAGGACAGGCTGTACGTCAGTATCTACCGGGAAGATGATGAAGCTTTCGAGATATGGAACAGGGACGTGGGAGTCGAGGCTGAGAAGATAGTGAGGCTGGGGAAGAAGGATAACTTCTGGGGACCGGTCGGGGCGACAGGTGTATGCGGCCCCTGCTCCGAGATATATTACGATGCCGGGGAAGAGAAGAGTTGCGGTGAGCCGGGATGCGCTCCCGGGTGCGACTGCGACAGGTACCTCGAATTCTGGAACCTCGTTTTCCCACAGTACTTTCTTGATGAGAACGGTGAATACAGGCCGCTCGACAAGCCCGGGATAGATACGGGAGCCGGCCTTGAACGCATCGCGATGATCATGCAGGGTGTGGATGACAATTTTCATACAGATGTGTTCTCCCCGATCATAGATGCCGTGATCGCCGGTCTGCCGGAAGGGACAAGTATCGGCCACGCCGAGCGGATGGATATCAATATGATCGCGGATCATGCCCGTGCGCTTACCTTTACATTGTCGGAGGGTATCTATCCGTCGAACGAGGGGCGCGGATATCTTCTCAGGCGTATTCTGAGGAGGGCACTCACACGGCTTCATATGTTCGGTATCGACAGTCCGTTTCTGACAGGCCTGGTGAGCGTCGTGGCGGAAGTGATGCGTGATGCATATCCTGAACTGGAGCGCCGCCGTGCCGATGTAGAGAGAATAGTCCGTTCCGAGGAGGAGAGTTTTTTCAGGACTCTCGAAGATGGAAAAAGCAGATTCGAATCGATACTGGCCACGGTAAGGGAGGGAGGCGGAAACGTCATAGGAGGAGAAAAAGCTTTCATACTCTATGATACATTCGGGTTTCCCCTGGAACTGACTACAGCCCTGGCCGGAAAAGAAGGTTTCTCTGTAGATGAGAAAGGTTTCGAAGAAGCGATGGAGCTTCAGCGAAAGCGCGCCCAGGAGAGCAGCAGCTTTGTGACGGGCGGGACAGGGATCATCAATATGATTTCAGTGACGGAAGGTGAAAGTTCCGTTTTCAGCGGATATGACGGTTTGACCGGGGAAGGGATTCTCAGGAGTTACAGGGTCACAGACAGGGATGAGAGGAAAGACGTGAACTGGGACGATCGGTCAGGTAGCGCACTCGAACTTGTTTTCGACAAGACTCCTTTCTACGCGACCTCCGGTGGGCAGATGGCCGACAGGGGAAAGGTAAAGATAGCGGGTATTCAGATGATGGTCCGTGACGTGTTCAAGCGAGGGGGCGACACAGTGCACCTCGTCGAGCCCGAAGATCCATCCCCTGATCTGGAAATGCTGACAGCTGAAGGTGAACGCGCCCTTCTCGAAGTCGACAGCGAATGGCGGCTGGCCATAGCCAGTAATCATACAGCCACCCACCTGCTCCACGCAGCACTGCGCCAGGTCGTGGGCGAACATGTCGCGCAGGCTGGTTCGATGGTGGACGGGGAACGCCTCAGGTTCGATTTTAATCATTTCCAGGCTGTCAGCGTTGAAGAGAAGAGAGAGATAGAAGACCTGGTAAATGGCTGGGTAAGAGATCTGCTTTCGGTCAATACGGAATTGATGGACTACCAGGCTGCTGTAAAGTCGGGGGCTATTGCGATCTTCGACGAGAAATACGGTGCAAAAGTCAGGGTAGTCAGTACTGGTAAGGTCTCGACTGAGTTATGCGGCGGGACGCATCTGGATAACAGTGGCAGAATCGGGTTCTTTGTGATAATCGCCGAGGGCAGCGTCGCCGCTGGAGTAAGAAGGATCGAAGCGATGACCGGGGCGGCCGCCCTTGAATTCATCCATGGCAGGATGGATGAAGAGGAAAAAACGGCAGGACTCCTCAACGCCCGTCCAGCAGAGCTTCCGGCCAGGATCACCTCTCTTCTCGGTGAGATAGAGAATATGAAAAAGACGATAAAGGAACTTGAAAAGGGAGAGGCTGGTGGAGGGTTTGACGCTATACTGAAAAAAGCAGTCGATGTGGGAGGGGTGAAGGTCGTCGCGGGACGCATACCGGTGCAGGATCCCGGACGTCTTCGGGCCCAGGCCGATGTTTTCAGGGAGAGGGTGGCTTCTGGAGTAGCCGTTTTCTCTGCTCCATCAAAAGGCAAGATGCATTATGTAGTCGCCGTAACAGATGATCTTCTTAAAACCGGGGTGCAGGCCGACCTCCTTGTAAAGGAACTGGGTGAGATCGCTGGAGGAGGAGGAGGAGGAAAGAAACATCTGGCACAATTGGGCACGAAGGATCTCGAGAGCGAGAAGAAGGTTTTCGACGCCCTTCCTGACATTCTGGGAAGGCTTTTGTCCGAACGGGGTTGA